One Desulfobaculum bizertense DSM 18034 DNA window includes the following coding sequences:
- a CDS encoding amino acid ABC transporter permease has product MAFNFDPSVMVEVLPQLMRGVHLTVILTIGGLFFGFVIGVLMGMLKISQNGFLRKIAVVYIEIIRGTPMLVQAMFLYFGLPMAMGFRIPPVVAGTIVIAVNSGAYIAEIVRGSIQSIDPGQMEAGRSIGLTRMQTMRYIIWPQAFKRMIPPLGNQFIISLKDTSLLMVIGVSELMRTGQEITAVNFRAFEVYMTVGLVYLVMTLSIAQGLRILEKRMACR; this is encoded by the coding sequence CAGTGTTATGGTAGAGGTGTTGCCTCAGCTTATGCGAGGCGTGCATCTTACCGTTATTTTGACCATTGGTGGCCTGTTCTTTGGCTTTGTCATCGGTGTCCTGATGGGTATGCTGAAGATTTCCCAGAATGGTTTTCTGCGAAAAATTGCCGTGGTGTACATTGAAATTATTCGCGGAACACCGATGCTGGTGCAGGCCATGTTCCTGTACTTTGGTCTGCCTATGGCAATGGGTTTCAGAATTCCTCCCGTTGTCGCTGGCACTATTGTTATTGCCGTCAACTCCGGAGCGTATATCGCAGAGATCGTGCGTGGCTCTATCCAGTCCATTGATCCGGGGCAGATGGAAGCAGGTCGTTCCATTGGTTTGACCAGAATGCAGACCATGCGGTACATCATCTGGCCGCAGGCATTTAAGCGCATGATTCCGCCGCTGGGAAACCAGTTTATCATTAGTTTGAAAGACACCTCCCTGCTTATGGTCATTGGTGTTTCCGAGCTGATGCGGACGGGGCAGGAAATCACAGCCGTGAATTTCCGAGCGTTTGAGGTGTATATGACTGTTGGTCTGGTTTACCTCGTGATGACGCTGTCCATTGCTCAGGGTCTTCGCATTTTGGAAAAACGTATGGCCTGTCGATAG
- a CDS encoding amino acid ABC transporter ATP-binding protein, translating into MIKIKNLHKSFGDLEVIKGIDMQVNAGEVVVVIGPSGSGKSTVLRCINRLEEPSSGVIEVDGYNIMDPGTDINYVRSEACMVFQQFNLFPHMTVLDNVTLGPVKVRKMSKAEAEDLGVQLLGKVGLEDKALMYPDQLSGGQKQRVAIARSLALRPKVILFDEPTSALDPELVGEVLEVMKGLAREGMTMIVVTHEMGFAKEVADRVIFFDKGHIVEENEPGAFFANPKNERLRDFLGKVAFKD; encoded by the coding sequence ATGATTAAGATTAAAAATTTGCACAAATCCTTTGGTGACCTTGAAGTCATTAAGGGTATTGATATGCAGGTGAATGCTGGCGAAGTGGTTGTCGTTATTGGCCCCTCTGGTTCTGGTAAGTCCACTGTGCTTCGCTGTATCAACCGTCTCGAAGAGCCAAGTTCTGGCGTTATCGAAGTCGATGGCTATAACATCATGGACCCTGGCACTGACATTAACTATGTCCGTTCGGAAGCCTGCATGGTGTTCCAGCAGTTTAATCTGTTCCCGCATATGACTGTGCTGGATAACGTGACGCTTGGCCCGGTCAAGGTCCGGAAAATGTCCAAGGCAGAAGCTGAGGACCTTGGTGTTCAGCTTTTGGGCAAGGTTGGCCTTGAGGACAAGGCGCTGATGTACCCTGACCAGCTTTCTGGTGGCCAGAAGCAGCGCGTTGCTATTGCGCGTTCTCTTGCACTTCGTCCTAAAGTTATTCTTTTTGACGAGCCAACATCTGCTTTGGACCCAGAGCTTGTTGGTGAAGTCCTTGAGGTTATGAAAGGCCTTGCCCGTGAAGGTATGACCATGATTGTGGTCACGCACGAAATGGGTTTTGCAAAAGAAGTCGCAGACCGTGTGATCTTCTTCGACAAAGGACACATTGTTGAAGAAAATGAGCCGGGCGCATTTTTCGCCAACCCCAAGAATGAACGCCTGCGTGATTTTCTTGGAAAGGTTGCGTTCAAAGACTGA